In Streptomyces nodosus, one DNA window encodes the following:
- a CDS encoding SCO2322 family protein, whose protein sequence is MIRRGTTVLALVLPVLLLTLFGGGPAQAVGYRYWSFWERDGGRWTYASQGPSTARPADGDVQGFRFAVSVDSQDATKPRGTADFATVCATTPARAGEKRLALVLDFGTPEDAPSGETPPAPRTACARVPEDATTADALAAVAKPLRYDTNALLCAIAGYPQKGCGEQVGGSEQTERAARPGASDGTGTTAQGTAHHGPSVGVLVAAAAVAVLGGAAIWQARRRRS, encoded by the coding sequence GTGATCCGCCGCGGTACGACCGTGCTGGCCCTGGTCCTTCCGGTTCTCCTGCTGACGCTGTTCGGCGGCGGACCGGCCCAGGCCGTCGGCTATCGCTACTGGTCCTTCTGGGAGCGGGACGGCGGCCGGTGGACATACGCCTCCCAGGGGCCCTCGACCGCCCGGCCGGCCGACGGGGACGTCCAGGGCTTCCGGTTCGCCGTCAGCGTGGACTCCCAGGACGCCACAAAGCCGCGCGGGACGGCGGACTTCGCGACCGTCTGCGCCACGACACCCGCCCGGGCCGGCGAGAAGAGGCTGGCACTGGTCCTCGACTTCGGCACCCCTGAGGACGCCCCCTCGGGCGAGACCCCGCCGGCCCCGCGCACCGCCTGCGCCCGCGTACCCGAGGACGCCACCACCGCGGACGCGCTGGCGGCGGTGGCCAAGCCGCTGCGCTACGACACCAACGCCCTGCTGTGCGCGATCGCCGGCTACCCGCAGAAGGGCTGCGGCGAACAGGTGGGAGGGTCGGAACAGACGGAACGGGCAGCACGGCCGGGGGCGTCGGACGGGACCGGAACCACGGCACAGGGCACCGCGCACCACGGCCCCTCGGTCGGCGTACTCGTGGCCGCCGCGGCGGTGGCGGTGCTCGGTGGGGCGGCGATATGGCAGGCGCGCCGCCGCAGGAGCTGA
- a CDS encoding energy-coupling factor transporter transmembrane component T, translating into MAGAPPQELTMVSRPRGGPALHPGAWWLWSLGLATAATRTTNPLLLALLVTVSGYVVAVCRTATPWSRSYSAFVKLALAVLVIRLVFAVVLGSPIPGTHTVLTLPEIPLPDWAQGIRLGGRVTAESLVFALYDGLRLATLLVCVGAANSLANPARLLKSLPGALYEVGVAVVVALTFAPHLVADVRRLRAARRLRGRPDRGLRGLLQVGLPVLEGALERSVALAAAMDARGFGRTAEVPPAVRRTTGALTLGGLLGVCAGTYGLLTAEGGIYGLPVLLAGLAAALAGLRLGGRRSPRTRYRPDVWGARAWLVAGSGIAAAALMALSGAHDPTALHPGVVPLTAPELPLLPAAAVLLGLLPAFAAPAPKEPA; encoded by the coding sequence ATGGCAGGCGCGCCGCCGCAGGAGCTGACCATGGTCTCTCGTCCCCGTGGCGGTCCTGCCCTGCACCCGGGCGCCTGGTGGCTGTGGTCCCTCGGCCTCGCCACCGCCGCCACCCGCACCACCAACCCCCTGCTGCTCGCCCTGCTCGTCACGGTGTCCGGGTATGTCGTGGCGGTGTGCCGCACCGCCACGCCCTGGTCCCGCTCCTACTCCGCCTTCGTCAAGCTCGCCCTCGCGGTCCTGGTGATCCGGCTGGTGTTCGCCGTGGTCCTCGGCTCGCCGATCCCCGGCACCCACACCGTCCTCACCCTGCCCGAGATCCCGCTCCCCGACTGGGCGCAGGGCATTCGCCTCGGCGGCCGGGTCACCGCCGAGAGCCTGGTCTTCGCCCTGTACGACGGACTGAGGCTGGCCACGCTGCTCGTCTGTGTCGGCGCCGCCAACTCCCTGGCGAACCCGGCCCGGCTCCTCAAGTCCCTCCCGGGCGCGCTGTACGAGGTGGGCGTCGCGGTCGTCGTCGCGCTCACCTTCGCTCCGCATCTGGTCGCCGACGTACGGAGGCTGCGCGCGGCACGCCGACTGCGGGGTCGGCCCGACCGGGGTCTGCGCGGTCTGCTCCAGGTCGGACTGCCGGTCCTGGAGGGCGCGTTGGAACGTTCGGTGGCCCTGGCCGCCGCGATGGACGCACGGGGCTTCGGCCGCACCGCCGAGGTTCCGCCCGCCGTGCGCCGTACCACCGGCGCCCTCACCCTGGGCGGTCTGCTCGGTGTCTGCGCGGGCACCTATGGACTGCTCACCGCGGAGGGCGGCATCTACGGTCTGCCCGTCCTGCTGGCCGGGCTGGCCGCCGCGCTGGCCGGGCTCCGGCTCGGCGGCCGGCGCTCGCCGCGCACCCGCTACCGCCCGGACGTCTGGGGCGCACGGGCGTGGCTGGTAGCCGGTTCCGGGATCGCGGCGGCGGCGCTGATGGCCCTCTCCGGCGCCCACGACCCCACCGCGCTGCATCCCGGGGTCGTCCCCCTGACCGCTCCCGAACTGCCCCTGCTCCCCGCCGCGGCGGTCCTGCTCGGCCTGCTGCCCGCGTTCGCCGCCCCCGCCCCCAAGGAGCCCGCGTGA
- a CDS encoding ABC transporter ATP-binding protein has protein sequence MIRFENVSVTYEGAGEPAVRDVDFEVPEGELVLLVGPSGVGKSSVLGAVSGLVPHFTGGTLRGRVTVAGRDTRTHKPRELADVVGTVGQDPLSHFVTDTVEDELAYGMESLGLAPEVMRRRVEETLDLLGLADLRERPIAALSGGQRQRVAIGSVLTPHPKVLVLDEPTSALDPPAAEEVLAVLQRLVHDLGTTVLLAEHRLERVVHYADQIVLLPAPGARPVLGTPAEVMAVSPVCPPVVDLGRLAGWSPLPLTVRDARRRAGALRERLADAAPVDDRTPGPQAPGPRPRPATARRFLRRRPVPDSPAPHPPAAVASLAVHRGQVEALRRVDLTVTAGETVALMGRNGAGKSTLLAALVGLVEPARGSVRVGGAVPHRTAPRELVRRVGLVPQEPRDLLYADTVAAECAAADLDAGADPGSCRALVSELLPGVADETHPRDLSEGQRLALALAVVLTARPELLLLDEPTRGLDYAAKARLVTVLRGLAAEGHAIVLATHDVELAAELAHRVVILADGEVVADGPAADVVVASPSFAPQVTKVLAPQRWLTVAQVRKALS, from the coding sequence GTGATCCGCTTCGAGAACGTCTCGGTGACGTACGAGGGTGCCGGTGAACCGGCTGTCCGGGACGTCGACTTCGAGGTCCCGGAGGGTGAACTGGTGCTGCTGGTGGGCCCGTCCGGGGTCGGCAAGTCGAGTGTGCTCGGCGCGGTGAGCGGTCTGGTCCCGCACTTCACCGGCGGCACCCTGCGGGGCCGGGTCACCGTGGCCGGACGCGACACCCGTACCCACAAGCCCCGCGAACTCGCGGATGTGGTGGGCACGGTGGGCCAGGACCCGCTGTCCCATTTCGTGACCGACACCGTGGAGGACGAACTCGCCTACGGCATGGAGTCCCTGGGGCTGGCGCCGGAGGTGATGCGGCGGCGGGTCGAGGAGACCCTGGACCTGCTCGGGCTGGCCGATCTCCGTGAGCGCCCGATCGCCGCCCTCTCCGGCGGTCAGCGGCAGCGCGTCGCCATCGGCTCGGTGCTCACCCCGCATCCCAAGGTCCTCGTCCTGGACGAGCCGACCTCCGCGCTCGACCCGCCGGCGGCCGAGGAGGTCCTCGCCGTTCTCCAGCGGCTCGTCCACGATCTCGGTACGACCGTGCTGCTCGCCGAACACCGGCTGGAGCGGGTCGTCCACTACGCCGACCAGATCGTGCTGCTCCCGGCCCCGGGCGCCCGCCCGGTGCTGGGCACCCCGGCGGAGGTGATGGCGGTCTCCCCGGTGTGCCCGCCGGTGGTGGACCTCGGCCGACTGGCCGGCTGGTCGCCCCTGCCGCTGACGGTCCGGGACGCCCGCCGACGCGCCGGCGCCCTGCGCGAACGGCTCGCGGACGCCGCCCCCGTGGACGACCGGACTCCGGGCCCGCAGGCGCCTGGCCCGCGCCCGCGTCCCGCCACCGCTCGCCGCTTTCTGCGCCGTCGTCCCGTCCCGGACTCCCCCGCGCCTCACCCCCCGGCGGCCGTCGCCTCCCTCGCCGTCCACCGCGGGCAGGTGGAGGCCCTGCGCCGGGTCGACCTCACCGTCACCGCGGGCGAGACCGTCGCCCTGATGGGACGCAACGGCGCCGGGAAGTCCACCCTGCTGGCGGCGCTCGTCGGGCTGGTGGAACCGGCCCGGGGCTCCGTACGGGTCGGCGGGGCGGTGCCGCACCGTACCGCCCCGCGCGAGCTGGTGCGGCGGGTGGGCCTGGTGCCCCAGGAACCACGGGACCTTCTGTACGCGGACACCGTGGCCGCCGAGTGCGCGGCGGCGGACCTGGACGCGGGCGCCGACCCCGGCAGCTGCCGGGCCCTGGTGTCCGAACTGCTGCCGGGCGTCGCGGACGAGACCCATCCGAGGGATCTGTCGGAGGGGCAGCGGCTGGCGCTGGCCCTCGCCGTGGTGCTCACCGCGCGGCCCGAGCTGCTGCTCCTGGACGAGCCGACGCGCGGTCTGGACTATGCGGCCAAGGCCCGTCTGGTCACCGTGCTGCGCGGACTCGCCGCCGAGGGGCACGCCATCGTGCTGGCCACCCATGATGTGGAACTGGCCGCCGAACTCGCCCACCGGGTGGTGATCCTGGCCGACGGCGAGGTCGTCGCGGACGGTCCGGCCGCCGATGTGGTCGTCGCCTCCCCGTCGTTCGCGCCCCAGGTGACGAAGGTGCTGGCGCCGCAGCGGTGGCTCACCGTGGCCCAGGTGCGAAAGGCGCTGTCGTGA
- a CDS encoding ECF transporter S component, which produces MTAAPRPEAAAPSPPHPDRDSRVRPGSPPVRLGPRSVASLVLVSAVGAAGFTWPLFADPGSQVGTHAQDAPWLFTGLLVLLVAVVAATISESGLGPKAVAMLGVLAATGAALRPIGAGTAGIEPMFFLMVLSGRVLGPGFGFVLGNVTMFASALLTGGVGPWLPFQMLAMGWFTLGAGLLPGPGRWLRGRAEVALLAAYGLVAAFAYGTVMNLAGWPFMGALASNIAFDPHAGLAANLTRFLAYCLATSLGWDLGRAVVTVVLTFFLGPAVLKALRRATRRAAFEAPVGFEQA; this is translated from the coding sequence GTGACCGCCGCTCCTCGCCCGGAAGCGGCGGCGCCGTCCCCGCCCCACCCGGACCGGGACTCCCGGGTCCGCCCCGGGTCCCCGCCCGTCCGGCTCGGGCCCCGCTCGGTCGCCTCCCTCGTCCTGGTGAGCGCCGTCGGCGCCGCGGGCTTCACCTGGCCGCTCTTCGCCGACCCCGGCTCCCAGGTCGGCACCCACGCCCAGGACGCCCCCTGGCTCTTCACCGGGCTGCTGGTGCTGCTGGTCGCGGTCGTGGCGGCGACCATCTCCGAGTCGGGACTCGGTCCGAAGGCCGTGGCCATGCTCGGAGTGCTCGCCGCGACCGGGGCCGCCCTGCGACCGATCGGCGCCGGGACCGCCGGCATCGAACCGATGTTCTTTCTGATGGTGCTGAGCGGGCGGGTGCTCGGGCCGGGATTCGGGTTCGTCCTCGGCAATGTGACGATGTTCGCCTCCGCGCTGCTGACCGGCGGGGTCGGCCCCTGGCTGCCGTTCCAGATGCTGGCGATGGGCTGGTTCACACTGGGTGCGGGACTGCTGCCGGGCCCCGGGCGGTGGTTGCGGGGACGGGCCGAGGTCGCGTTGCTCGCCGCGTACGGCCTGGTGGCGGCCTTCGCCTATGGCACGGTCATGAACCTGGCGGGCTGGCCCTTCATGGGCGCACTGGCCTCGAACATCGCCTTCGATCCGCACGCCGGGCTCGCCGCCAACCTCACCCGCTTTCTCGCCTACTGCCTGGCCACCTCCCTGGGCTGGGACCTGGGCCGGGCCGTCGTCACGGTGGTGCTCACCTTCTTCCTGGGCCCGGCGGTGCTCAAGGCGCTGCGCCGCGCGACCCGGCGCGCGGCCTTCGAGGCCCCGGTCGGCTTCGAACAGGCCTAG
- a CDS encoding aggregation-promoting factor C-terminal-like domain-containing protein, translating into MSVSVIRRIATPKKAVATAALAAATTGMLFASAPAQAASSGSDSSAQAIAHQMIPDSAQYEAFNKIVSHESGWNAHATNSSSGAYGLVQALPASKMSSAGSDWKSNPATQIKWGLDYMNSRYGSPAAAWNFWSTHHWY; encoded by the coding sequence GTGTCCGTCTCCGTCATCCGCCGCATCGCCACCCCGAAGAAGGCCGTCGCCACCGCCGCCCTGGCCGCCGCCACGACCGGCATGCTGTTCGCCTCGGCTCCCGCCCAGGCGGCCTCCTCGGGATCGGACTCCTCCGCACAGGCGATCGCCCATCAGATGATCCCGGACTCCGCGCAGTACGAGGCGTTCAACAAGATCGTCTCCCATGAGAGCGGCTGGAACGCGCACGCCACCAACTCCTCCTCCGGCGCCTACGGCCTGGTCCAGGCGCTGCCCGCGTCCAAGATGTCGTCCGCCGGTTCCGACTGGAAGAGCAACCCGGCCACCCAGATCAAGTGGGGCCTGGACTACATGAACTCCCGCTACGGCAGCCCCGCCGCGGCGTGGAACTTCTGGTCGACCCACCACTGGTACTGA
- a CDS encoding YoaK family protein, whose protein sequence is MTTEESDAQDRDPEAHGLRLVPALLTMTVVSGLVDAVSYLGLGHVFTANMTGNVVLLGFSAVGAPGISTGHSLVSLASFLTGAVMGGRVARRYGGGSRRTWTRTTSAAEAVLLGVSAAIAFASPGASGAGYALIAVTAFAMGLRNTTVHKLGVRDLTATTVLTTTLTGLAADSRLGGGTGSRTPRRGASAVALLAGALLGGWLVLHHGLGVPLLVAALLAGALAATVSGRI, encoded by the coding sequence ATGACGACGGAGGAGTCCGACGCCCAGGACCGCGACCCCGAGGCGCACGGACTGCGCCTGGTCCCGGCGCTCTTGACGATGACCGTGGTCAGCGGGCTCGTCGACGCGGTGAGTTATCTGGGGCTCGGCCATGTCTTCACGGCGAACATGACGGGCAATGTGGTGCTGCTTGGCTTCTCCGCGGTCGGCGCACCGGGCATCTCCACCGGGCACTCCCTGGTCTCCCTGGCGTCGTTCCTCACGGGGGCGGTGATGGGTGGGCGGGTGGCGCGACGGTACGGCGGTGGATCGCGGCGCACCTGGACCCGGACGACCTCCGCGGCCGAAGCCGTTCTGCTGGGCGTGTCCGCGGCGATCGCCTTCGCCTCCCCGGGCGCCTCCGGTGCGGGCTACGCGCTGATCGCGGTGACGGCCTTCGCGATGGGCCTGCGCAATACGACGGTGCACAAGCTCGGGGTGCGCGACCTGACCGCCACCACGGTGCTGACCACCACACTGACGGGGCTGGCAGCCGACTCCCGACTGGGCGGCGGCACGGGCAGCCGCACCCCGCGCCGCGGTGCCTCCGCCGTGGCCCTGCTGGCGGGCGCCCTGCTCGGCGGCTGGCTGGTCCTCCACCACGGCCTGGGCGTCCCCCTGCTGGTCGCCGCACTGTTGGCGGGGGCGCTGGCGGCGACGGTGTCGGGGCGGATCTGA
- the proP gene encoding glycine betaine/L-proline transporter ProP, producing MTTVAPLPPSDAYRAPVAREATVTDPALVKRAVKAAALGNAMEWFDFGVYSYIAVTLGKVFFPSGSPTAQLLSTFGAFAAAFLVRPLGGMVFGPLGDRLGRQKVLALTMIMMAAGTFAIGLIPSYATIGVGAPALLLAARLVQGFSTGGEYAGASTFIAEYAPDRKRGFLGSWLEFGTLAGYVGGAGLVTLMTALLPAADLVAWGWRIPFLIAGPMGIIGLYLRLRLEETPAFAAEVEKSGADRPRVPLRETVAGQWRALLLCVGLVLVFNVTDYMLLSYMPSYLTSELKYDETHGLLVVLGVMVLMMIVQPFAGALTDRVGRRPVIAAGCAGFLFLSVPALLLIRQGGLLAIALGMGALGLLLVCFTAAMPATLPALFPTRVRYGSLSIGFNVSVSLFGGTTPLVVTALIGATGNMMMPAYYMMAAAVIGGAAVWRMTESAGRPLPGSAPSVERPPHPTA from the coding sequence TTGACGACCGTCGCTCCACTCCCACCGTCCGATGCGTACCGGGCCCCGGTGGCCCGGGAGGCAACCGTCACCGACCCGGCGCTGGTCAAACGCGCCGTGAAGGCCGCCGCGCTCGGCAACGCGATGGAGTGGTTCGACTTCGGCGTCTACAGCTATATCGCGGTGACGCTGGGCAAGGTGTTCTTCCCGTCCGGCAGCCCCACCGCACAGCTGCTCTCCACCTTCGGTGCCTTCGCCGCGGCGTTTCTGGTCCGGCCGCTGGGCGGCATGGTCTTCGGACCGCTCGGCGACCGACTGGGGCGCCAGAAGGTGCTCGCACTGACCATGATCATGATGGCGGCGGGCACCTTCGCGATCGGCCTGATCCCGTCGTACGCGACGATCGGCGTCGGCGCGCCGGCGCTGCTGCTGGCCGCCCGTCTGGTGCAGGGCTTCTCCACCGGCGGCGAGTACGCGGGCGCGTCCACCTTCATCGCCGAGTACGCCCCGGACAGAAAGCGCGGCTTCCTCGGCAGCTGGCTGGAGTTCGGCACGCTCGCCGGATACGTCGGCGGCGCGGGCCTGGTCACCCTGATGACCGCGCTGCTGCCCGCCGCGGACCTGGTGGCCTGGGGCTGGCGGATCCCGTTCCTGATCGCGGGCCCGATGGGCATCATCGGCCTCTATCTGCGGCTGCGGCTGGAGGAGACCCCGGCGTTCGCGGCGGAGGTCGAGAAGTCGGGGGCCGACCGTCCCCGGGTGCCGCTGCGCGAGACGGTGGCCGGCCAGTGGCGGGCGCTGCTGCTGTGCGTGGGCCTGGTGCTGGTGTTCAACGTCACCGACTACATGCTGCTGTCGTACATGCCGAGCTATCTGACCAGCGAGCTGAAGTACGACGAGACCCATGGACTGCTGGTGGTGCTCGGCGTGATGGTGCTGATGATGATCGTGCAGCCGTTCGCGGGGGCGCTCACCGACCGCGTGGGCCGCCGCCCGGTGATCGCGGCGGGCTGTGCGGGTTTCCTGTTCCTGTCGGTTCCCGCGCTGCTGCTGATCCGCCAGGGAGGCCTGCTCGCCATCGCCCTCGGCATGGGGGCGCTCGGACTGCTGCTGGTCTGCTTCACGGCGGCGATGCCGGCCACGCTCCCGGCCCTCTTCCCGACCCGGGTCCGCTACGGCTCGCTCTCGATCGGCTTCAATGTGTCCGTTTCGCTGTTCGGCGGGACCACCCCGCTGGTGGTCACGGCGCTCATCGGGGCCACGGGGAACATGATGATGCCCGCCTACTACATGATGGCGGCGGCCGTGATCGGCGGGGCCGCGGTGTGGCGCATGACGGAGTCGGCCGGACGTCCGCTGCCGGGGTCGGCACCGTCGGTCGAGCGCCCGCCGCACCCGACGGCATGA
- a CDS encoding O-methyltransferase, which yields MSTAQEAWDDVDAYFTTLLAPDDEVLTEALRDSDAAGLPQIAVSPNQGKLLQLLARIQGARRVLEIGTLGGYSTIWLARALPEDGRLITLEYSAVHAEVARRNLDRAGLGEIAQVRVGPALESLPKLAEEHPEPFDLVFIDADKVNNPQYVEWALRLTRPGGLIILDNVVRGGRVTDPDSEDPSVRGTRAALELIASHPRLSGTAIQTVGTKGYDGFALARVTV from the coding sequence ATGAGTACAGCGCAAGAGGCCTGGGACGACGTCGACGCCTACTTCACGACCCTTCTCGCCCCCGACGACGAGGTGCTCACCGAGGCCCTGCGGGACAGCGATGCGGCGGGGCTGCCCCAGATCGCCGTCTCACCGAACCAGGGCAAGCTGCTCCAGCTGCTCGCCCGGATCCAGGGCGCCCGCCGGGTCCTGGAGATCGGCACACTCGGCGGCTACAGCACCATCTGGCTGGCCCGGGCACTGCCCGAGGACGGCCGGCTGATCACTCTGGAATATTCGGCCGTCCATGCGGAGGTCGCCCGCCGCAATCTCGACCGGGCCGGTCTGGGCGAGATCGCCCAGGTGAGAGTGGGCCCCGCCCTGGAGTCGCTGCCGAAGCTGGCCGAGGAGCACCCGGAGCCGTTCGACCTGGTCTTCATCGACGCGGACAAGGTCAACAATCCGCAGTATGTGGAGTGGGCCCTCAGACTGACCCGCCCCGGGGGCCTGATCATCCTCGACAATGTGGTGCGCGGCGGTCGGGTCACCGACCCCGACAGCGAGGACCCGAGCGTGCGAGGCACCCGGGCCGCGCTGGAACTCATCGCCTCCCACCCGAGATTGAGCGGGACGGCGATCCAGACGGTGGGCACCAAGGGGTACGACGGATTCGCGCTGGCCCGGGTGACGGTCTGA
- a CDS encoding FHA domain-containing protein, whose product MLELTMASVSEADAGATAGMLMADAPSDPGSLLRVGRDRSLCRLVTPDDWLFVSRVHLEFQCGADGVWGVIWLRGSQVEPSSEVVLTLPGHPAQPLPYGGTAKLPHGGSGELVIKDRSAPRSVNVGFYHEV is encoded by the coding sequence GTGCTCGAACTCACCATGGCCTCGGTCTCCGAGGCGGATGCCGGGGCGACGGCCGGCATGCTGATGGCCGATGCGCCCAGCGACCCGGGCAGCCTGCTGCGGGTGGGCCGGGACAGGTCCCTCTGCCGGCTGGTGACCCCCGACGACTGGCTGTTCGTCTCGCGGGTCCATCTGGAGTTCCAGTGCGGAGCGGACGGTGTCTGGGGGGTCATCTGGCTGCGCGGCTCCCAGGTCGAGCCCTCCTCCGAGGTGGTGCTGACCCTGCCAGGGCACCCGGCCCAGCCCCTGCCCTACGGCGGCACCGCCAAGCTGCCGCACGGCGGCTCCGGGGAGCTGGTGATCAAGGACCGCTCCGCCCCGCGCAGCGTCAATGTGGGCTTCTACCACGAGGTCTGA
- a CDS encoding DnaJ family domain-containing protein, with protein MTERKPPGVSFESFVDKQIRDAQARGEFAHLPGAGKPAPALTETVYDELWWIKSKMAREGLAVLPPSLALRKEAEDTLAAAAVAPSERMVRRLIEGVNVKIREMMSKPPPGPPLGLKPYDVEEIVRDWHKRRSGHPGADRA; from the coding sequence ATGACCGAGCGCAAGCCACCCGGCGTCAGCTTCGAGTCCTTCGTCGACAAACAGATCCGTGACGCCCAGGCGCGCGGGGAGTTCGCACACCTCCCCGGCGCGGGCAAGCCGGCACCGGCCCTCACCGAGACGGTGTACGACGAACTGTGGTGGATCAAAAGCAAGATGGCCCGCGAGGGGCTCGCGGTGCTGCCGCCGAGTCTCGCCCTGCGCAAGGAGGCGGAGGACACCCTGGCCGCGGCCGCGGTGGCGCCGTCCGAGCGGATGGTGCGCCGGCTGATCGAGGGCGTCAATGTGAAGATCCGCGAGATGATGTCCAAGCCGCCGCCGGGACCGCCGCTGGGCCTCAAGCCGTATGACGTCGAGGAGATCGTCCGGGACTGGCACAAGCGCCGTTCCGGCCACCCGGGGGCCGACCGGGCGTGA
- a CDS encoding GNAT family N-acetyltransferase produces the protein MAWTVAVEPPDSPAAVTLWREYYTEVSDRWYLLHQGHRTDPEELEREIAADSGAELAPPAGRLLVARYAGEPAGTAGVRLLDPATAELKRVFLRRELRGRGGAPLLVSAAEEAARALGACRIVLDTRHDLVEARTLYARLGYRETEPHNDQLYAEHWFAKPLS, from the coding sequence ATGGCCTGGACCGTCGCCGTGGAGCCCCCTGACTCACCCGCCGCCGTCACGCTGTGGCGGGAGTACTACACGGAGGTCAGTGACCGCTGGTACCTCCTGCACCAGGGGCACCGCACCGATCCCGAGGAACTGGAGCGGGAGATCGCGGCGGACAGCGGTGCCGAGCTCGCCCCGCCCGCCGGGCGCCTGTTGGTCGCACGGTATGCGGGGGAGCCGGCCGGGACCGCGGGCGTCCGGCTGCTGGACCCCGCCACGGCCGAGCTCAAGCGGGTCTTCCTGCGCCGGGAACTGCGCGGCCGGGGCGGGGCCCCGCTTCTGGTCTCCGCCGCCGAGGAGGCCGCCCGTGCGCTCGGCGCCTGCCGGATCGTCCTGGACACCCGCCATGACCTGGTGGAGGCGCGCACCCTGTACGCACGCCTCGGCTATCGGGAGACCGAACCGCACAACGACCAGCTGTACGCCGAGCACTGGTTCGCCAAGCCGCTGTCCTGA